Proteins from one Gemmatimonadaceae bacterium genomic window:
- a CDS encoding NAD+ synthase — MSQLVHLALVQLKPRKGDYAGNLRRLAPVFEQLDHLEPRPMVACFAESALTGYFLEGGVRDNAVTAGTFAADLDRVYRETVASPRPLDVTAGFYEIWNNKLYNSAIYVTLGAGEPTVHHVHRKVFLPTYGLFDEERFVERGRDVRAFDTPWGRAAMLVCEDAWHSVTATIAALDAAQIIFVCAAPPARGLAPKTDDVPGPGSSSRWDRLIRDIADEHGVYVTLTNLTGSEGGKMFPGGSFVAGPKGDVRGRAPVWNDAILSVTVDLDDVTRARADMPLIADLETMVPHLRASLDEVMAGVEARCEYDPPAVPSRGPVARDAGAASSNGLPVVRVASTAQEPPVPLAIDATLTQEWLVEFIREEMQRRRFNCAVVGISGGVDSAVTAYLAAKALGPKNVLGVRMPYRTSSKESLEHGQLVIDALGIESRTIDISSAVDGYLCNEPDAEGGRRGNVMARIRMIALFDLAAKHRGIPLGTGNKTERLFGYFTWHADDSPPINPLGDLFKTQVWELARHLGVPEIIVSKPPTADLVVGQTDESDFGISYAKADELLNWLLNGYTDVELIARGFDEQEVALVRRRVETTHWKRRLPTVAMVSGTAIGESYLRPVDY, encoded by the coding sequence ATGTCCCAGCTCGTCCATCTCGCGCTCGTTCAACTCAAGCCGCGCAAGGGCGATTACGCCGGCAACCTGCGGCGCCTGGCGCCCGTATTCGAGCAGCTCGACCACCTCGAGCCGCGGCCCATGGTCGCGTGCTTCGCCGAATCGGCGCTGACGGGCTATTTCCTGGAAGGCGGCGTGCGCGACAACGCCGTGACCGCGGGTACCTTTGCGGCCGATCTCGACCGCGTCTACCGCGAGACCGTTGCGAGCCCGCGGCCGCTCGACGTCACGGCGGGCTTTTACGAGATCTGGAACAACAAGCTGTACAACAGCGCGATTTACGTGACACTCGGCGCGGGCGAGCCGACGGTGCATCACGTCCATCGGAAGGTGTTCTTGCCCACCTACGGGTTGTTCGACGAGGAGCGGTTCGTCGAACGCGGGCGCGACGTTCGCGCGTTCGATACGCCGTGGGGCCGCGCGGCGATGCTCGTGTGCGAGGATGCGTGGCACAGCGTGACCGCGACGATCGCGGCGCTCGACGCGGCGCAGATCATCTTCGTGTGCGCCGCGCCGCCGGCCCGGGGACTCGCGCCGAAGACCGACGACGTGCCTGGCCCGGGAAGCTCGAGCCGGTGGGACCGGCTCATTCGCGACATTGCCGACGAGCACGGCGTCTATGTCACGCTGACGAATCTCACGGGCAGCGAAGGCGGAAAGATGTTTCCCGGCGGCTCGTTCGTCGCCGGACCCAAGGGCGACGTTCGCGGACGCGCGCCGGTATGGAACGACGCGATCCTCTCCGTGACCGTCGATCTCGACGACGTCACGCGAGCGCGCGCCGACATGCCGCTCATCGCCGATCTCGAGACGATGGTCCCGCATCTCCGCGCCAGTCTCGACGAGGTCATGGCCGGCGTCGAAGCGCGCTGCGAATACGATCCGCCGGCCGTCCCGTCGCGCGGGCCGGTCGCGCGCGACGCGGGCGCGGCGTCCTCGAACGGTCTGCCTGTCGTGCGCGTTGCGTCGACCGCTCAAGAGCCGCCGGTTCCACTCGCGATCGACGCGACGCTCACACAAGAATGGCTCGTCGAGTTCATTCGTGAAGAGATGCAGCGGCGCCGCTTCAACTGCGCGGTGGTCGGCATTTCCGGCGGTGTGGATTCCGCGGTGACGGCGTATCTCGCCGCGAAAGCGCTCGGTCCGAAGAACGTGCTCGGCGTGCGCATGCCGTATCGCACCTCGAGCAAGGAAAGTCTGGAGCATGGCCAGCTCGTGATCGACGCGTTGGGCATCGAATCGCGCACGATCGACATCAGCTCGGCGGTCGACGGCTATTTGTGCAACGAGCCGGACGCCGAAGGTGGGCGACGCGGCAACGTGATGGCGCGCATCCGCATGATCGCGCTGTTCGACCTCGCCGCCAAGCATCGCGGCATTCCGCTCGGCACCGGCAACAAGACGGAACGGCTGTTCGGCTACTTCACCTGGCACGCGGACGATTCACCGCCGATCAATCCGCTCGGCGATCTGTTCAAGACGCAGGTCTGGGAGTTGGCGCGGCATCTCGGCGTGCCGGAGATCATCGTGAGCAAGCCGCCCACGGCCGATCTCGTCGTGGGTCAGACCGACGAAAGCGATTTTGGGATCAGCTACGCGAAGGCCGACGAGCTGTTGAACTGGTTGCTCAACGGATACACGGACGTGGAGCTCATCGCGCGCGGCTTCGATGAACAGGAAGTCGCGCTCGTGCGGCGTCGCGTCGAGACCACGCACTGGAAGCGGCGGTTGCCCACGGTGGCGATGGTGAGTGGAACGGCGATTGGAGAGAGTTATCTGAGGCCTGTGGACTACTGA
- a CDS encoding PBP1A family penicillin-binding protein, with translation MKNFRYSAVIVFAAAAAAVGAQQPAQSTGEAWQIVQLAQASRVLARDGSLIGDIGREIRYSVSIKSLPWYVPKAFISVEDQRFYEHDGVDVKAVSAAVVGKILGRNRGGGSTITQQLVGYMHPDLIDRSQVSGTAGIARKFHEQEAAREMERHYTKDQILEAYLNQVNLGRGWYGVEAAALHYFGHPAARLTLAEAATIAGLPKSQPQYDPITHPAAAMARRNLILQMMVDQKYITQELADKTKAEPVVTAPNAGMSANSGYFVDAVKQQAERAGIPVINGGYRIYTTLDPALQRQAVEAVIDGTNRIEAQKGYKHLTQAAARGRDSDYLQAAAVAIDPYTGDIRALVGGRNHARAPFNRAVQGLRQPGSSFKPFVYAKAIDDSISANTIVPDTSLEIPLITGDVYKPEEIDGKFWGYKVWKEGVPTTTAMTMREGLVHSRNMVAIELGLRVGMDSVAALAQRMGISTRIDPVPASAIGASSVHPIDMVAAYTAFANNGQVVQPRFITQITDLSNRTVYQRPPSTPQQALDPRVAFIVRDMMRDVAERGSGTAARKAVPYNIPVAGKTGTTNDNVDVWFIGMTPDVVAAVWIGFDKAKTIAPGAVGGLLAAPIWGQMMGRYYQGRSTQGWPAPPDGLVYAELDRDTGLLATPSTSPEKRYVEYFIPGTEPAELRNNPWKVPAWGPLFPPVRTPSR, from the coding sequence GTGAAGAATTTTCGATATTCCGCAGTCATAGTATTCGCCGCCGCCGCCGCCGCGGTCGGTGCCCAGCAGCCCGCCCAGAGTACCGGCGAGGCGTGGCAGATCGTTCAGCTTGCGCAGGCGTCCCGCGTCCTCGCGCGCGACGGTTCGCTGATCGGCGACATCGGCCGCGAGATCCGCTACAGCGTCTCGATCAAGTCGCTGCCGTGGTATGTGCCGAAGGCGTTCATCTCAGTGGAAGACCAGCGCTTCTACGAGCACGACGGCGTCGACGTCAAAGCCGTCAGCGCCGCGGTGGTCGGCAAAATCCTCGGCAGGAATCGCGGCGGCGGAAGCACCATCACGCAGCAGCTCGTCGGGTACATGCATCCCGATCTCATCGACCGCTCGCAGGTGAGCGGCACCGCGGGCATCGCGCGCAAGTTTCACGAGCAGGAAGCGGCGCGCGAGATGGAACGCCATTACACGAAGGATCAGATCCTCGAGGCCTATCTCAATCAGGTGAACCTGGGCCGCGGCTGGTACGGCGTCGAGGCCGCGGCGCTGCACTACTTCGGTCATCCCGCGGCGCGGCTCACACTTGCCGAAGCCGCGACGATCGCCGGCCTGCCGAAATCGCAGCCGCAGTACGATCCCATCACGCATCCCGCAGCCGCGATGGCGCGCCGCAATCTGATCCTGCAGATGATGGTGGATCAGAAGTACATCACGCAGGAGCTCGCCGATAAAACGAAGGCCGAGCCGGTGGTCACCGCGCCGAACGCGGGCATGTCGGCCAACTCGGGGTACTTCGTCGACGCCGTGAAGCAACAGGCTGAGCGTGCCGGCATTCCGGTGATCAACGGCGGATATCGCATCTATACGACGCTCGATCCCGCGCTGCAGCGCCAGGCGGTCGAGGCGGTCATCGACGGCACGAACCGCATCGAGGCGCAGAAGGGCTACAAGCATTTGACGCAAGCCGCGGCGAGGGGCCGAGACAGCGATTATCTGCAAGCGGCCGCGGTCGCGATCGATCCATACACCGGTGACATCCGCGCATTGGTCGGCGGCCGCAATCACGCGCGCGCGCCGTTCAATCGCGCCGTGCAAGGCCTGCGTCAGCCCGGTTCGTCGTTCAAGCCATTCGTCTACGCGAAGGCGATCGACGACAGCATCTCGGCCAATACGATCGTGCCGGACACGTCGCTCGAGATTCCGCTCATCACCGGCGACGTGTACAAGCCGGAAGAGATCGACGGAAAGTTCTGGGGTTATAAGGTGTGGAAGGAAGGTGTGCCGACAACGACCGCGATGACGATGCGCGAAGGCCTCGTGCACTCGCGCAACATGGTCGCGATCGAGCTCGGGCTTCGCGTCGGCATGGATTCGGTCGCCGCGCTGGCGCAACGCATGGGCATCAGCACGCGCATCGATCCGGTGCCGGCGAGCGCGATTGGTGCGTCGTCCGTGCACCCGATCGACATGGTCGCGGCGTACACCGCGTTCGCCAACAACGGCCAGGTCGTACAGCCGCGGTTCATCACGCAGATCACGGATCTCTCGAACCGCACCGTGTACCAGCGTCCGCCGTCGACGCCGCAGCAGGCGCTCGATCCGCGCGTCGCGTTCATCGTGCGCGACATGATGCGCGACGTGGCTGAGCGCGGCAGTGGTACGGCCGCGAGGAAGGCGGTGCCGTACAACATTCCGGTGGCGGGCAAGACGGGCACGACGAACGACAATGTCGACGTGTGGTTCATCGGCATGACGCCGGACGTTGTCGCGGCGGTGTGGATCGGCTTCGACAAGGCGAAGACGATCGCGCCGGGTGCGGTGGGCGGATTGCTCGCCGCTCCGATCTGGGGTCAGATGATGGGTCGGTATTACCAAGGCCGATCGACGCAGGGCTGGCCGGCGCCGCCGGATGGATTGGTGTACGCCGAGCTCGATCGCGACACGGGTCTGCTGGCGACGCCGAGTACGTCGCCGGAGAAGCGGTACGTGGAGTATTTCATTCCGGGGACGGAGCCAGCCGAGCTGAGGAATAATCCGTGGAAGGTGCCGGCGTGGGGACCCCTCTTTCCGCCGGTCAGGACTCCCAGTCGGTAA
- a CDS encoding HNH endonuclease signature motif containing protein, which produces MSRRRHYHHVSLPRAPRLTPRRSKNIPSGHQKRAIKRAAMRDCGRRCVYCAEALEFDFATLDHVYPLAHGGAHVPGNLVLACGRCNRLKGDLLPTEFFARYPWAGLNFIEHARTVHRSLKRCARRAVSLACARAA; this is translated from the coding sequence TTGTCACGACGTCGGCACTATCACCATGTCTCCCTCCCTCGCGCTCCGCGCCTCACGCCACGGCGGAGCAAGAACATCCCCTCGGGCCATCAGAAGCGCGCCATCAAGCGCGCGGCCATGCGCGACTGCGGCCGCCGCTGCGTGTACTGCGCCGAGGCGCTCGAGTTCGACTTCGCGACACTGGACCACGTGTATCCGCTCGCGCACGGCGGTGCGCATGTGCCGGGCAATCTCGTGCTCGCGTGCGGGCGGTGTAATCGCCTCAAGGGCGATCTGCTCCCGACCGAATTCTTCGCTCGCTATCCGTGGGCGGGCCTCAACTTCATCGAGCACGCACGGACGGTGCATCGGTCGCTCAAGAGATGCGCTCGGAGAGCGGTGAGCCTGGCGTGCGCGCGGGCCGCGTAG
- a CDS encoding HIT family protein, with translation MDNQRSAGASGGAGQREPHCTFCDLIHGAAEVSICHEDSDAIAFMDIQPVNNGHVLVIPRQHYESLLDVPQELGAHLFHITMRLANAVRHVSGCEDLNIVVNSGKAAGQDEPHYHVHIIPRREGDGFDIPLPFNGSEMPDRTVLDAYAARIIAALRDPMRIEGSHGHGGASSETKPALRSTTTERPTLRASDVTEERAVALPMFNESNDESTSERLPSEPGQRRGGQWRVFEGAHGELKYEPLGDAADKP, from the coding sequence ATGGACAACCAACGTTCGGCCGGCGCGTCCGGCGGTGCGGGGCAGCGAGAGCCTCACTGTACGTTTTGCGATCTGATCCACGGCGCCGCCGAGGTCTCGATCTGCCACGAGGACTCGGATGCCATCGCGTTCATGGACATCCAGCCCGTGAACAACGGCCACGTGCTGGTCATCCCGCGTCAGCATTACGAATCGCTGCTCGACGTGCCGCAGGAGCTTGGCGCGCACCTGTTTCACATCACGATGCGGTTGGCCAACGCGGTTCGCCACGTGAGCGGCTGTGAGGATCTCAACATCGTCGTGAACAGCGGCAAAGCCGCGGGCCAGGACGAACCCCACTATCACGTGCACATCATTCCGCGGCGTGAGGGCGACGGCTTCGACATTCCGCTGCCGTTCAACGGCTCGGAAATGCCGGACCGCACGGTGCTCGACGCGTATGCGGCGCGCATCATCGCGGCGCTCCGCGATCCGATGCGCATCGAAGGCTCGCACGGGCATGGCGGCGCGTCGTCTGAAACGAAGCCGGCGTTGAGGTCGACGACCACGGAGCGGCCCACGCTGCGCGCCTCGGACGTGACCGAGGAACGTGCCGTTGCGTTGCCGATGTTCAACGAGTCGAACGACGAGTCGACATCGGAGAGGCTGCCGTCCGAGCCGGGGCAGCGCCGCGGCGGACAATGGCGGGTATTCGAGGGTGCTCACGGCGAGTTGAAGTACGAACCGTTGGGCGACGCCGCCGACAAACCGTGA
- the lon gene encoding endopeptidase La yields the protein MATRQTLPVLPLRGTVIFPGLTAPIAAGRPGTLRAIEAALKGERLVFAVAQRDNTDEPTPDILYSMGVIARIGQIQRGLGGVQLLLQGEQRATALQYNTTEGYLSAVVMPVDEMKPVSENDPTFVALHKELRERAAELGERRGLPEEVVHQVLDAVTDPGRFADLVAGYIELQPPEKQGLLETLSVEERLRRVLVHVQKQIGMLEMQEEIKSQVQEELGERQREMYLREQMKAIQKELGDDDQSKEITELREKLEKLDLPKEAKQEVERELGRLERSGRESMEAQVIRTYLEWIAELPWSKRTDDNLDLSHAQTVLDEDHYGLPDVKDRVLEFLAVRQLRAHQLEEEMKQTGEMPISKLKAAKDDATPQLGNNSIEDKQITDVKEAKARAMAKGPILLFVGPPGVGKTSIAKSIARSLGREYVRVALGGARDEADIRGHRRTYVGAMPGRIIQGMKQGGSKNPVFLLDEIDKLGVSFQGDPASALLEVLDPAQNDNFTDHYLGVPFDLSEVLFIATANFIQNIPGPLLDRMEVVEFAGYTEREKAEIAKKYLIPRQLEDSGLGDKKVSFTDEAVMAVISKYTREAGVRQLERQVGAVARKVARRIAAGDSGMIDDGKIDADEVRELLGRPRVHPEHAAEENEIGVATGMYYTPAGGDIMFVEAAIRRLFGYGQRVTDDEKTQVSGWGNVSLILTGQLGDVMKESARAAMTYAATHAQSLKIPEDRLGSIEVHIHVPAGAIPKDGPSAGTTMSTALVSAMSGRPVRRDVAMTGEITLRGRVMPIGGVKEKVLGAHRAGITTIILPKDNEADMEDIPEDVRKQLTFHCVSTLDEVFAIALLPVPTDEPVKPALMEEIEQKAETKVA from the coding sequence ATGGCAACACGCCAGACACTCCCAGTTCTCCCCCTGCGGGGAACTGTCATCTTCCCGGGTCTCACCGCGCCCATCGCGGCGGGCCGACCGGGCACGCTCCGCGCAATCGAGGCCGCCCTCAAGGGTGAACGGTTGGTTTTCGCCGTTGCGCAGCGCGATAACACCGACGAGCCGACGCCGGACATTCTCTACTCGATGGGCGTCATCGCGCGCATCGGGCAGATCCAGCGCGGCCTGGGCGGCGTGCAGCTGCTGCTCCAGGGTGAGCAGCGCGCCACCGCTCTGCAATACAACACCACCGAAGGCTATCTCAGTGCCGTCGTGATGCCGGTCGACGAGATGAAGCCGGTCAGCGAGAACGATCCGACCTTCGTCGCCCTGCACAAGGAACTTCGCGAACGTGCCGCCGAGCTCGGTGAGCGGCGCGGGCTTCCGGAAGAGGTCGTTCATCAGGTGCTCGACGCCGTGACCGATCCCGGCCGTTTCGCCGATCTCGTCGCCGGGTACATCGAGCTTCAGCCCCCCGAGAAGCAAGGCCTGCTCGAGACGCTGAGCGTCGAGGAGCGGCTGCGCCGCGTGCTCGTGCACGTCCAAAAGCAGATCGGCATGCTCGAAATGCAGGAGGAGATCAAGTCGCAGGTCCAGGAAGAGCTGGGCGAGCGACAGCGCGAGATGTACCTCCGCGAGCAGATGAAGGCCATTCAGAAAGAGCTCGGCGACGACGATCAGTCGAAAGAGATTACCGAGCTTCGTGAGAAGCTGGAGAAGCTCGATCTGCCGAAGGAAGCCAAGCAGGAAGTCGAGCGTGAGCTCGGCCGCCTGGAGCGCTCGGGCCGCGAGTCGATGGAGGCGCAAGTCATTCGCACCTACCTCGAGTGGATCGCCGAGTTGCCGTGGAGCAAGCGGACCGACGACAATCTCGATCTCTCACACGCGCAGACCGTTCTCGACGAGGATCACTACGGTCTGCCCGACGTGAAGGATCGCGTGCTCGAGTTCCTCGCCGTGCGCCAGCTTCGCGCGCACCAGCTCGAGGAAGAGATGAAGCAAACGGGAGAGATGCCCATCTCGAAGCTGAAGGCCGCGAAAGACGATGCAACGCCGCAGCTCGGTAACAACTCGATCGAAGACAAGCAGATCACCGACGTGAAGGAGGCGAAGGCCCGCGCGATGGCGAAGGGCCCGATCCTGCTGTTCGTCGGTCCTCCGGGCGTGGGCAAAACGTCGATCGCCAAGTCCATCGCGCGCTCGCTCGGACGTGAATACGTACGCGTCGCACTCGGCGGCGCACGCGATGAGGCGGACATCCGCGGTCATCGTCGCACGTACGTTGGTGCGATGCCCGGCCGCATCATCCAGGGCATGAAGCAGGGCGGCAGCAAGAATCCCGTCTTCCTGCTCGACGAGATCGACAAGCTCGGCGTGTCGTTCCAGGGCGATCCCGCGAGCGCGCTGCTCGAGGTGCTCGATCCCGCGCAGAACGACAACTTCACCGATCACTATCTCGGCGTGCCGTTCGATCTCAGCGAAGTGCTGTTCATCGCGACCGCGAATTTCATTCAGAACATTCCGGGACCGCTGCTCGACCGCATGGAAGTCGTGGAGTTCGCGGGCTACACCGAGCGCGAGAAGGCCGAGATCGCGAAGAAGTATCTCATTCCGCGCCAGCTCGAGGATTCGGGGCTTGGCGACAAGAAGGTGAGCTTCACCGACGAAGCCGTGATGGCGGTGATCAGCAAGTACACGCGCGAAGCGGGTGTGCGCCAGCTCGAGCGGCAGGTTGGCGCCGTCGCGCGCAAGGTGGCGCGTCGCATCGCGGCGGGCGACAGCGGGATGATCGACGACGGAAAGATCGACGCCGACGAGGTGCGCGAGCTGCTCGGTCGTCCACGGGTGCATCCCGAGCACGCGGCGGAAGAGAACGAGATCGGCGTCGCGACGGGCATGTATTACACGCCGGCGGGCGGCGACATCATGTTCGTCGAAGCCGCGATCCGTCGCTTGTTTGGCTACGGCCAGCGGGTCACCGACGACGAGAAGACCCAGGTGAGCGGCTGGGGCAACGTGTCGCTGATCCTGACCGGCCAGCTCGGCGACGTGATGAAGGAATCGGCCCGCGCGGCGATGACCTACGCGGCGACGCACGCGCAGAGTTTAAAGATTCCTGAAGATCGCCTTGGCTCGATCGAAGTGCACATTCACGTCCCGGCCGGCGCCATTCCGAAAGACGGTCCGTCCGCGGGAACGACGATGTCGACGGCGCTCGTCAGCGCGATGTCGGGCCGCCCCGTGCGGCGCGACGTCGCGATGACCGGCGAGATCACGCTGCGCGGCCGGGTGATGCCGATTGGCGGCGTGAAGGAAAAGGTGCTTGGCGCGCATCGCGCCGGCATCACGACCATCATTCTGCCGAAGGACAACGAAGCGGACATGGAGGACATCCCGGAAGACGTCCGCAAGCAGCTCACGTTCCACTGCGTGAGCACGCTCGACGAGGTGTTCGCCATCGCGTTGCTCCCGGTTCCGACCGACGAACCGGTGAAGCCGGCGCTGATGGAGGAGATCGAGCAGAAGGCGGAGACGAAGGTGGCGTGA
- a CDS encoding diguanylate cyclase, producing MSFWPSQIPLAIHAWLPLGLAAFVPLALLAAVIWLPHRARAIATVLSLRTVLVLGLGFALLVAVATVSVVHTGLSELRQRHESGVRGLAGELARTGPARVALEGPLKLTLFRAKDPSVAFVAFGEPGCAGNCLIDVDNGLSTSDVKRRLATSWPTRSGAEYAVAIGGRPFLLVAEPVLVGARSATQMVVAGIDAEYLADQATATAWILLIISYALLVLVGWSSWKQIDTTLGARIHAITSQIKDGSTDKPIETLKLDGVELRELASSVSAYIKSTLEAQKSNDERYRRLVDLSPDGVIMCSRSSIKFANSAALALSGAKSRYDVIGVPIEQFLEFETDSRVDQLKTAPRPARWKRVDGTILHVDVAEIADASEGTAQYLIRDVTDRRNREALLAHRAEHDSLTGLVNRARFESRLSEVLEPGSINPRLGAVRQIAVLFIDLDGFKPVNDRYGHAAGDAVLVAVAERLRDSTRNSDLIARLGGDEFAILLEVRDHEEVTNVADRILASLENAIEFDGQKLRVGASIGIADTRVGTPGETPLGAVELLRAADAAMYTAKQSGGNRAAA from the coding sequence ATGAGCTTTTGGCCCAGTCAGATCCCACTCGCCATCCATGCCTGGCTTCCGCTGGGGTTGGCGGCGTTCGTCCCGCTCGCGCTGCTGGCGGCGGTCATCTGGCTGCCGCATCGGGCGCGCGCGATCGCGACCGTGCTGTCGCTGCGCACGGTCCTGGTGCTCGGGCTCGGCTTCGCGCTGCTCGTCGCGGTGGCGACAGTCTCCGTCGTTCACACGGGATTGAGCGAGCTGCGACAGCGTCATGAGAGCGGCGTTCGCGGACTTGCCGGCGAGCTCGCGCGGACCGGACCGGCGCGCGTCGCGCTCGAAGGTCCGCTCAAGCTCACACTGTTTCGCGCGAAAGACCCGAGCGTCGCGTTCGTGGCCTTCGGCGAGCCTGGGTGTGCCGGCAACTGCCTGATCGACGTCGACAACGGGTTGTCGACGAGCGACGTGAAGCGTCGGCTCGCGACGTCCTGGCCAACGCGCTCGGGCGCTGAGTACGCGGTCGCGATCGGCGGCCGTCCGTTCCTGCTCGTTGCGGAGCCGGTGCTGGTCGGCGCGCGATCGGCGACGCAAATGGTCGTCGCGGGCATCGATGCCGAGTATCTCGCCGATCAAGCGACGGCGACGGCGTGGATTCTCCTCATCATTTCGTACGCGCTCCTCGTGCTCGTCGGCTGGAGCTCGTGGAAGCAGATCGACACCACGCTCGGCGCGCGTATTCACGCCATCACCAGTCAGATCAAGGACGGCAGCACCGACAAGCCGATCGAGACGTTGAAGCTCGACGGCGTGGAGCTGCGCGAGCTTGCCAGCTCGGTGTCGGCGTACATCAAGTCGACGCTCGAGGCGCAGAAGTCGAACGACGAGCGTTATCGCCGGCTCGTGGACCTGTCGCCCGACGGCGTGATCATGTGCTCTCGCTCGAGCATCAAGTTCGCGAACAGCGCGGCGCTCGCGTTGAGCGGCGCCAAGTCGCGATACGACGTCATCGGTGTGCCGATCGAGCAGTTCCTCGAATTCGAGACCGACTCGCGCGTCGATCAGCTCAAGACGGCGCCGCGTCCGGCGCGCTGGAAGCGAGTGGATGGCACCATCCTTCACGTCGACGTCGCCGAGATCGCCGACGCGAGCGAGGGAACCGCGCAGTATCTCATCCGCGACGTCACCGATCGCCGCAATCGCGAGGCGCTGCTGGCCCATCGCGCCGAGCACGATTCGCTGACGGGATTGGTCAATCGCGCGCGCTTCGAGTCGCGTCTCTCAGAGGTGCTCGAGCCGGGGTCGATCAATCCGCGGCTTGGCGCGGTACGGCAGATCGCGGTGCTGTTCATCGACCTCGACGGATTCAAACCGGTCAATGACCGCTACGGTCACGCCGCCGGCGATGCGGTGCTCGTCGCGGTCGCCGAACGCCTGCGTGACTCGACGCGCAACAGCGACCTGATCGCGCGCCTTGGCGGCGACGAGTTCGCGATCCTGCTCGAGGTTCGCGATCACGAGGAAGTCACGAACGTTGCCGACCGCATTCTGGCGTCGCTCGAGAACGCGATCGAATTCGACGGTCAGAAGCTGCGCGTCGGCGCCAGCATTGGCATCGCCGACACGCGCGTCGGCACGCCTGGCGAGACGCCACTCGGCGCGGTCGAGCTGCTCCGCGCGGCGGACGCGGCCATGTACACGGCGAAGCAGTCAGGCGGAAACAGAGCTGCGGCGTAG